The genomic segment atttgattattttgtaattgttccCACTCTAAATCAGATACTATACTAAACAGTTTCCTTTTTGCCATGAATTGATATTCTGGTGAGAATGTTTTGACTGTAGCAGCCAGACCATGGAAAAATGAGTCTATTGGATGTGCATGAGTGGTTTCCTTTGACTCATTATTTTCGCtatctattaaatattgcaTCAAAACAGATGATGCAGTTTCTGTTTTGTTCTTCTTTTTTGGAAATACTTTTGTTTGTTTCATGCTGCGTTTTTGAGTAATTTCATGTCCAATTTCAATTTCCGATTCCTCATTATTCACCTGGGAAATGTCTTCGTCGTTTGACTCTTCACTTACACCAACACCATCAGGAGGTGCAATGTTGGAATGTGTTTCACGTTCTTTAaaaaatggaattaaaaaattcatagaATCCTCATACTTCCATTTTTTTTGTACGACAGCTGCTTGTccactttttgtttttttattttttaatgcttttCTGAGTTGATCTCTAAGTGATACCCATCGACTTTTACATACTGGACCTGTAAATAAAATGGCATTTTACATTGctgtacttataaaaaaaaaaaatagaatttatctAATTAAGAACTAAAAACATACagttaatttattcttaaatatttaatttttgtataaaaatttaatttaattttcattcgaaaatatttgtttattatagatttttagcAACTGGTGACTCATTTCAGACCATCGCGTTCAGTTTTCGTTTGGGACATTCTACCgttcataatatagttaaagaTGTTTGTGAGTCTATAATAGATAAGTTATTATTAGAAGTGATGCCACCACCAAGTGTACAAGACTGGGAAAAAATTGGAGACGACTTTTGGAATAAATGGAATTTTCCTAATTGTTTGGGGGCACTAGACGGCAAACATGTGGAAATTTTTGCGCCACCAAATAGTGgttcacaattttttaattacaaacgtacattttcaattgttttgttGGCATTGGTAGAcgcaaattgtaaatttattgccGTAGATTTAGGTTCTTACGGGAAGAACAGCGACGGTGGAATTTTTGCGAATTCAAATTTTGGAAAAGCTCTAGAAATGGGAAAGTTTAATgtaccaaaagaaaaaaaccttCCAGGAACTCAATGTTCAGTGCCTCATGTAATTGTTGGAGATGAGGCGTTTCCGTTGAAGACATATCTTCTTAGACCTTTCCCTGGTTCTACGATAAATGGAgatatagaaaaacaaatattcaattACAGACTATCAAGAGCTCGCCGAGTATCGGAAAATGCATTTGGCCATTTGGTACAAAAATTTCGAATTTATTTCAGAAGTATAAATTTATTGCCCGAAAATgtagataatgttattttaacgacgtgtattttacataattacataaaagaAAACGATTTGATAGTTCAACATTTAGACCTTGTCGAAATTGAACCTAACTGGGGAAATTTACCACGGCAAGGAGGAAATGCCCACAACTCAGCCTTTCTTGTACGTGAtacatacaaacaattttttaattcggaGAATGGATCATTGTCGTGGCAAATGGAAAaatttgtgtaaataataatataatgatataaataatgtaaataataatataatatataaaaatatttatacatttatatacattttcatttaaagtacctttttattttataaattgtaatttataatatgttttgatttctgacttattaatacttaatgatatgacaataaataaaattgatattcaaATTAAGATGTACATATacctgatatttttaatttctctcCGATTTTTGCCCATATTAAATCTTTGTGCTGATTATCGCTGTATTTTTTGTGCGCCATGTTGTACATTTCTTCATATTGGCGAACTTCTTCAATTAAAAGTTCATCATCCATATCAAGtagatattatgaattaaaatataatatataatataaaatattataataatatattataataggtattgtatgtGAAGTGCTCAAACAacgctaaataaataaatatttgacgtGGACGGAACATTCATGCATTCACACTATTCTAACGGACAAGAACGAACAGGCACCGGCACGTCAAACTAAAGTTTTCGATAAACGTTGACGTTCCGTGCCTTTGACGGTACGTGACGGTGCCGGTCAATGTAAACACTGTCGTATTTATAgatgacaacatattttgaCGTGACGTTGCCGGTCTGTGACGTGACGTTGACGTTCCGTATAGTGTGAATCGACCTTTAtggtatgtttaaaaaatattcaagtttttgTATAGATAATCCTAaccaaacacattatttttaggTCGGCGACGAATTTGGGTCAGGAGCGGCAGCGGCCAACAGTGAGTTTTTAacaggaacattttttttcttacaaaacttaaatactattgttttgtttttttcagctgatcaataaaattaaatttttaataaataacaaaattgtctttttatttcatatcttTTCCTTTTCTACTGGTGTTGCGTACCAAGTCTCGTTATTAGATGATGAGGTTGTTGGCCACgcgatgaatataattttaccgGTGATGATGAGCCTTATGGGGTCACTGTGAGGTATTAAGAGagattactataataataataacgcaaaATAAACGGTATAAAATAGTAGTGATATTTCTCagtgaatacaataaataatatatatatagtttaatttatggtgttagtattataacaataataataaatagtctcAAAGGACAATACAATAATGTGGCGTATAGCCGACTCACACAACCACAAATGGACGGAACCTGGTATTGATGAGTATGAAGTGATGAAACGTAGTGGGAGGAAGATGGTGAAGATGGATTGACCGCTGATAACTGTGTGCTCCAAGGTGTGTCCAATCTCTTTATAACGACACTAAGATACAACACGACATGTATGCGTATGAAGGCGCGAATATTAATCACCCATGTGCGTATGCAAGCGCGGGTATTAGCTCACCCATATGCGTATGGAAGCGCGGGTCGTTATTTGGTCACAGGCACGTACGGCGCAAACCAACGGAGACGACCACTGCGTACGCCTGCGGGCCAAGACTGACTAGTTGGTATATTAGATATGCGAGCCGATGCTATCGGCGGACCGGttgataattatattgagtAGATAGTCACAAGCGACTATGCGTTAATGCATTGTCGCAAAACTGTACGGAACATCACTCCCGCCATTGAAAGGGTAATCCAGCTTTCAATAATACTTGATGGTGTATTGGTCCTCTTCACGGTCCCGCATCGTGtggtaataatttacataatacaaatataatatatatagaaatcacgaatttacaatataaaataataataaaaataattcacccaCATCAACAGGAAAATTATAGGAACAGGAATAATCAATTATCAGGAGGAAGGATGGCTAGTTTGACTATTGGTCGTGTTAGGGTGCCATGTTCAGTACGCACCGTGGCTACACGCACCACGCCATCTGCGCGCGGATGAACTTGTTGTATGCGACCTAGTTTCCAGTGTATAGGTGGTTGATTCGGCATGTTTATCAATACTAAGTCGTTAATCTTGACGTTTGGTTGATTGTCTACCCATTTTGTGCGTCGTTGCAACGATGATAAGTACTCTGTTGACCATCTTTTCCAGAGTGACTGATACATTTGTCGTAGGAGTTCCCAACGATTGAGGCGGTTTTGAGGTATGTCGATTACGTCCTTTTCTGGTACTTCAACCATTGGATGACCAATAAGAAAGTGTCCTGGCGTTAGTGCACGATAATCATTAGGATCAGCAGACAATGGAGTTATCGGGCGAGAATTAAGTAGAGCCTCAATCCGACTTGTTAATGTGACCATTTCTTCAAACGTTAACCGTTGAGTTCCAATAACTcgttttaaatgatattttgtgGATTTTACAGCAGCCTCCCACAGGCCACCAAAATGTGGGGCTGCAGGAGGGTTAAAATGCCACTTACATAAAATTGCATTTGTATATGTTGTTTTGGCGGTGGCATCTAACATCATATGACGTAATTGTTGTTCTGCTCCTTTAAAGTTTGTTCCACAGTCAGTGTAAATGTCTGATGGGGTACCACGTCGAGCGACAAAGCGTTGCAAAGCAGCCAAAAACGTACTTGTTGAAAGGTCTGAAACCACTTCAATGTGTACAGCTTTGATAGTCATACACACGAAAATAGAAAGGTAACATTTTATCGATCGTGCGTTCTTACGACGGCCTTCGGCTATGATAAGTGGTCCAGCAAAGTCGATACCAACATGCAAAAATGGTCGGCATAATGTTACTCGACTAGAAGGGAGGTCGGCCATCATAGGATGAATACTCGATGCCCTATGGCGAGCACACACAACGCATCTGAAGACAACGTAACGTATGGCAGATCGACTGGATATTATCCAATAACAACTTGATATTAGCGATGACGTTAATTGGGGTCCAGCGTGGAAATGATTCAAGTGGAAATGGCGAATAATGAGTGTCGTCAACGTACTTgattttggtaataatattggGTTTTTAGTTTCTGCTGCTACACATGAATTTCGGAGACGTCCACCCACCCGAATAATGTTGGTTTTATCAACAAACGGCGCAAGTTGGGCAATTGAACGAGGGACTATctttgtagtaggtacttgtaGGATCCTCAACAAACTTACAAAGTGTAACGATTGTGTCATACGAATAATCGGTAACATCGCATTTGAAATTTCTTCATCGGAGATAGGGTCATGTATATATTTGGGTGCGACATATGGAACGCGTTTCGTGCGCGTGTGTCTTATAAACCGATACATTATGGCTGTGACTCGTTGCATACGTCTTAATGACGAAAAACGTGTGAACCATTCAACTTCCTTTTCGGGCACCATTACTAAACACGCGTTTGTTGAATCCGAATAATCTGGCAAGTGTGATGGTTGAATTGGTTTGAACGATGTAATTGGCCATTCAGATTCCGGTAATTTCAAAAACGGAGGTCCCTGCCAATATAAATGTTGGTCATGAATCTGTGATGGGAATAAACCTCTTGAGACACAGACACACAGTCCGCTGGGTTTGAATCCGAAACAACATGTCGCCACTGACACGTTGGTAGGATTTCGGCGATTTTTGCAAGTCTGTTGGTtacgaatattttaaaactcgaCTGAGGTGACGTGAGCCATGATAACACTATGGTTGAGTCTGTCCAGGCTAGTGTTGCTGAGATGAATATATTACTGTGAAATGTATTTGTTAGTCGATGTAGCACTTGTGCTAATAATAATGCACCGCACAGCTCCAAGCGTGGTATGGTCAACGTGGTTTTGGTGTTGCTAGTCTTGGAGGGTGAAACCTTGGATTTGGCAGTAATAAAATGAATTAGTATACACCCGTCCTGGTGAATAGTGCGCAAATAAACTACGGCGGCATAACCTTTCTCCGATGCATCTGAAAAACCAATAAGTTGCACACTAGTGAGCTTCTCGGTGGGAATATGGCGACAGATTTTTATATTCGAGACCATGTGCAATTCTGACGCGTATTGTTTCCACAGGTCAATTAAGTTTGAAGGTAATGGCTCGTCCCATTGGAGACCCGCTTGCCAGAGTAACTGCATGAAGCATTTGGCCCAAAATATAATGGGTGCAAGAGCACCAAGAGGATCGTATAGTTTAGCGATTGTTGACAACACTGATCTTTTGGTATGAATATTGGATAATATGGAGGACGTATGATAAGTAAATGTGTCGGCAGCTGGATTCCAATGTAATCCAAGTATTCTTACTCCTGCATCGTCTTTAGGATCAAAAGACAAACTATTGGCTTGATCTTCGATTGGAACTTTAGAGAGTAATTCTTTACAGTTTGACGAccatttttttaactcaaaaccACCTCGGCCGAGCAGTTCGGTGATTTCTTTTTGTAGTTCAAGTAAATCTATAACACTATTGCGGCCAGTCAGAATATCATCAACGTAGGTTTGTGTTGACAGAACATTAACGGTTGTCGGATAACGATGTCCATCGTTTTGTTCTAATTCGTGCAACACTCGAATCGCTTGGAACGGAGATGACGTAAGTCCATATGTAATCGTCGTAAGCTCATAGTCACGTAGGGGTTCTAGTGGTGTTGCACGCCAGAATACATGCTGGTATTGACAATCTTCTGTATGAATTTTGATTTGGCGGTACATTTTACAAATGTCCGCTGTGAATATATATTGGTTGAAACGAGAACGGTGTAACAAATCAGTGATATCTGTCTGTAGTTTGGGGCCAACATGGAGCAAATCGTTCAACGACTTTCCCGAAGACGACTTGGCAGAAGCGTCGAATACAACTCGAAGTTTAATTTTTGGTCCATCTCGTTTCACCACTGCATGGTGAGGAACATAATATTTCCCTGGTTTTGAAGCAATTCTCATGTGACCAAGTTTTTCGTATTCGAGCATGAATAGGCGGTAGTGATCATATACCAGCGGGTCTTTCAATAATTTACGCTCCAAATTATAGAACCGCGATATCGCCATGTCACGAGAATCGCCCAGACAAGATGGATCGATACTAAATGGTAGTGCTAATGAAAACCTACCAGTACTATCTCGAGTTGTTGTACGAAGAAAATGGTCTTCACACTGTTGGTCAGTCGTGAACGTATTATTTGTTGGTACTGGTTCTTCGATGACCCAGAACTGCTGGATTAAATGGTCTATCGACGGCTCCGGTGTCAACAATAAGGAGACCGGTGGTGAACGTGAGTCCGCAGAGGATTGACCCACTATTATCCACCCTAAACGTGTTTCGAATGCTGATGGACAATTTAACGTATGTAATACTTGACAAGATTGTCCTAGTATATATGGGTAAATATCTGCGCCTAGCAAGAAATCGATCTGACCGGGTACGTCGAAATGAGGATCTGCGAGCGTTAAATGTGAATAGGTGGTACGAATTGTACCTGGCAATTGTACGTTCGGCATGGGTCCAGTAATCCTAGACAAAATTACAGGTTCACAATAAATTTCTGGTGATGTCGAGTGACGTGGTAGTAAAGTACAATTAGTTGAGCCCTTTGTTGTGGATACTGATGTTTGTGACAAACCAGTTACCGCGGTATTACAATGCCTACGTTTGATTCCTAATCTTGACACACACGCAGTTGTAATGGCGGATATTTGTGACCCAGTATCAATAAGCACACGAACGGGCGATAATTGTCCACAATTATTACGTATGCGGATAACAGCTGTACCCAGTACTACGTTGGTTTTCGAGCTGGACGTCCCCACAAACGGCATACAATCGATTGTGTTAGACACGGTTGGTGCGGATGTAACCGAGGGCGTGGATGTCGATTGATTAATGTTAATACTGCTATTCGTAGGACAGGAATTTGTTTTCTTTTGTGCTGTGTCCAGGTGTAGTAAAGAATGGTGCTTGAGTGCGCAATGACGGCAGGTATATGTAGATTCGCATTCAGACGTTTTGTGAGACATACTTAAGCAGTTTGTACATAACCGGTTTGATTTCACAAGTCGAAAGCGTTGTTTCGCATTCTGCTGGATGAACTTTGGACACTGATACACTGCATGTTTGCCTTTACATATTACACATTGTACTGCTGGAGAAGTCGACGATGTAGTTAATGAGactttagatttaaaatgatttttgtgTCCATCATTAGGTCTTGATACTGAACTTGAGTTTTGTAACATTTGGCATCGAATTCGTACGAAATCAGCCAACATGTCGAAAGTAGGTACTTCAGCGGCGtgatattcaaattcaaatgctTGACGAGTTACCGGATCCAATATACGAGCCGCGATATAGAATAAGAAGAAACCAGGGAAATCATCGATTTCGAGGGCATTTATCGCCGCTATATTTTCCTGGAACGTAGTTAAGAAATGGTTTAACTCCACGAGGGATTCAGTTTTTATCGGAGAAACCCGAAAAAGTGTATCCATATGTGCACCTAAGAGTACACGCTTATTGTCGAAGCGATCATTCAAATTTTTCCATACAATTGGATAATTAGCTTCAACCAACGGAACCGATTTTACCGTAGCAGCCGCCGAACCCGATACGGCAGACAATAAATGATGGAATTTTTGTATCGTTGGTACGTGTTCATTGTCATGCACTAGCGACACGAATGTGTCACGGAAAGCTCGCCAATGTAGTATGTTTCCATCGAACGACGGCAAGTCTATTCTTGGTAGTTGAATATTTCGCGGAATAGGTGTCGAAACTGGATTCTGATTAATTATACCAATTTCATTGCATATAGattttatagcataatattgcTCCAATGCGAGTTTTCCTATCGGATGGTGTGTTGTAGAGAACTCGCTGTCGAGGTCAAGTTCGATCAACGTGTCTAAAATAGAATCTTGATATAGACGGACGTCTGTGATTAATATTTCAAGATCGTCTAATCTCGGTTGCAATATAGTGATATCTGAATGTTCACTTTTCGTGCTATTAGAAAGACCCATTAAAATCGTAATTTGCTCCGCGGCGTGGTctcgtttatatatatttcgttttaGCAAACGCTCGAGTCGCTCCCGATCTCCCGCGCTCAAAGTCATAATGACGCTTCaacgttaaattatttaataaaatcaaaagaaTATCGATATCTTAATTTGgcataaaaatacgaaaatgtattaaataataattatcgttgtGCTACTGCTAATCGGTATGTTGTTCAGGTATCCCTTTTTCCGACTAATGACCGTTACCTGGACCTTAAATTGATTGTTGTAATTGACGTCGTCAACACTTGTTGCAATTAATTAGACGAAGACCGGTAGCGATTACGGAACAATTAAATCTATACATACGCGTGGCGACCGACGGGCGAACGAGGGACAGTCTAAAGTCCAAAGATTAGACACGGCGACGAGGACACTCAACAGTATTTAACATACACCAAAATAAACGTGACTTCAAGGTCGCCCGGTATATTGCGTTGTGCTATGATAAACTTGTTACACTCAGGAATTGGTGCAGAATTGAACCTTGTACTTGACCAAATGTAAAACTGAGATATGATAAATATCGCAAGTAACCAACAACCCactgtaaaataacatttttttttttttttgtagggaaTTATTAAATCTGTGTTCACagacccaaaaataaaaaatgaatagaaaataaaataaaaaaaaaacacattatgtaaaatcaatacattcatcgttccactcagaatctaaaagataaTTTAACCATATGagtgtattatgaattatgatccacacattaaaacttatataaatactacctataagttataatatcgtaaaaccAAATTACCTGTTTAGAAGAGGAGCTATCCAtcactattcagtattcacttaGTAATAATACCGCAATTGTGTAGTAGGTACGCTTTACGCACGCTCGTGTCTCGTTCACTCACGGCTTTATATTTCGTAATTTCGTTCACTCAACActcgttataatatgttttgtgatATCTCAATATCATGATAAGCAATTggagtttttataatttatatttttagatatgaGGATAATTTATTATCTCACGACACACAATGACGAGATCGAGATGTCTGTGAGATATCACATTTaacaatattgcattattgcTAGTTGATAAGTCTATACGACTTCGCTACAAAAACTCACATAGTAATCGAATACTTATttctatttgttattaaaaatttaaatcgcaTAGAAATCACTTTGTGACATCTTagagaatataattataaacactttttttcataacatcTATTGGAAATCACATAGTGGTAGTTATGTGATGTCACATTTGAGACTTAAAAATACAATCGCTGGGATGTTAAAATCACATTAATGCACACAGggtaacttttaactattaactgagttaaaatattttacattaacttaacttaactcagttaaaaattatcattaacttgcccaggcttgcatatttgtataatgtagaTGAACTGTCGTAATTCGTAAGAATATTACAGTACATCGTTATTCGACACCGTGACGGTGGCGCATTTAGGGCTGAAATGTTGGGGGGACTGTAGCCCCAAcctgacattacatgaaaagtaacccGTGGTGGTGATGCCCCCACGCCACCATAtatgttcatttaaaaatataaaacaagtagctgatccc from the Acyrthosiphon pisum isolate AL4f chromosome X, pea_aphid_22Mar2018_4r6ur, whole genome shotgun sequence genome contains:
- the LOC103310083 gene encoding uncharacterized protein LOC103310083, yielding MPPPSVQDWEKIGDDFWNKWNFPNCLGALDGKHVEIFAPPNSGSQFFNYKRTFSIVLLALVDANCKFIAVDLGSYGKNSDGGIFANSNFGKALEMGKFNVPKEKNLPGTQCSVPHVIVGDEAFPLKTYLLRPFPGSTINGDIEKQIFNYRLSRARRVSENAFGHLVQKFRIYFRSINLLPENVDNVILTTCILHNYIKENDLIVQHLDLVEIEPNWGNLPRQGGNAHNSAFLVRDTYKQFFNSENGSLSWQMEKFV
- the LOC103310082 gene encoding uncharacterized protein LOC103310082, translating into MVPEKEVEWFTRFSSLRRMQRVTAIMYRFIRHTRTKRVPYVAPKYIHDPISDEEISNAMLPIIRMTQSLHFVSLLRILQVPTTKIVPRSIAQLAPFVDKTNIIRVGGRLRNSCVAAETKNPILLPKSSTLTTLIIRHFHLNHFHAGPQLTSSLISSCYWIISSRSAIRYVVFRCVVCARHRASSIHPMMADLPSSRVTLCRPFLHVGIDFAGPLIIAEGRRKNARSIKCYLSIFVCMTIKAVHIEVVSDLSTSTFLAALQRFVARRGTPSDIYTDCGTNFKGAEQQLRHMMLDATAKTTYTNAILCKWHFNPPAAPHFGGLWEAAVKSTKYHLKRVIGTQRLTFEEMVTLTSRIEALLNSRPITPLSADPNDYRALTPGHFLIGHPMVEVPEKDVIDIPQNRLNRWELLRQMYQSLWKRWSTEYLSSLQRRTKWVDNQPNVKINDLVLINMPNQPPIHWKLGRIQQVHPRADGVVRVATVRTEHGTLTRPIVKLAILPPDN
- the LOC103310081 gene encoding uncharacterized protein LOC103310081 is translated as MTLSAGDRERLERLLKRNIYKRDHAAEQITILMGLSNSTKSEHSDITILQPRLDDLEILITDVRLYQDSILDTLIELDLDSEFSTTHHPIGKLALEQYYAIKSICNEIGIINQNPVSTPIPRNIQLPRIDLPSFDGNILHWRAFRDTFVSLVHDNEHVPTIQKFHHLLSAVSGSAAATVKSVPLVEANYPIVWKNLNDRFDNKRVLLGAHMDTLFRVSPIKTESLVELNHFLTTFQENIAAINALEIDDFPGFFLFYIAARILDPVTRQAFEFEYHAAEVPTFDMLADFVRIRCQMLQNSSSVSRPNDGHKNHFKSKVSLTTSSTSPAVQCVICKGKHAVYQCPKFIQQNAKQRFRLVKSNRLCTNCLSMSHKTSECESTYTCRHCALKHHSLLHLDTAQKKTNSCPTNSSININQSTSTPSVTSAPTVSNTIDCMPFVGTSSSKTNVVLGTAVIRIRNNCGQLSPVRVLIDTGSQISAITTACVSRLGIKRRHCNTAVTGLSQTSVSTTKGSTNCTLLPRHSTSPEIYCEPVILSRITGPMPNVQLPGTIRTTYSHLTLADPHFDVPGQIDFLLGADIYPYILGQSCQVLHTLNCPSAFETRLGWIIVGQSSADSRSPPVSLLLTPEPSIDHLIQQFWVIEEPVPTNNTFTTDQQCEDHFLRTTTRDSTGRFSLALPFSIDPSCLGDSRDMAISRFYNLERKLLKDPLVYDHYRLFMLEYEKLGHMRIASKPGKYYVPHHAVVKRDGPKIKLRVVFDASAKSSSGKSLNDLLHVGPKLQTDITDLLHRSRFNQYIFTADICKMYRQIKIHTEDCQYQHVFWRATPLEPLRDYELTTITYGLTSSPFQAIRVLHELEQNDGHRYPTTVNVLSTQTYVDDILTGRNSVIDLLELQKEITELLGRGGFELKKWSSNCKELLSKVPIEDQANSLSFDPKDDAGVRILGLHWNPAADTFTYHTSSILSNIHTKRSVLSTIAKLYDPLGALAPIIFWAKCFMQLLWQAGLQWDEPLPSNLIDLWKQYASELHMVSNIKICRHIPTEKLTSVQLIGFSDASEKGYAAVVYLRTIHQDGCILIHFITAKSKVSPSKTSNTKTTLTIPRLELCGALLLAQVLHRLTNTFHSNIFISATLAWTDSTIVLSWLTSPQSSFKIFVTNRLAKIAEILPTCQWRHVVSDSNPADCVSVSQEVYSHHRFMTNIYIGRDLRF